The Phycisphaerae bacterium region GAACGCATCAGCCCAGCTGGTCCTGTTGTTCGCCCCGTTAGCGCCGCTGTGAACGTACCAGACCCTGTCCTGGCGAGGACTCGTATCAATCGAGACCGCCACATCATCGAGGAAAGCACCCTTGTAGGTCGGCCCACCTACGATCTCATCGCTGATGAATACGAAGGCCACGTACACCTCAGCCTGCCCGCACAGGTTGCCGAGTTCGGGCACGTCCTTCAGGTCCAGCCGCACGGGCGTCCATCCTTTGGTTGTGCCACTAAACCTGTATCCGTGAAAAGGAGAGCCGTTGGCCGCGATCATCCAGTACACAAAGTCGTACCCCGCTTCCGAGTCGTTTTTCAGCCAGAAGTCCAGGTACGCATCACTGGCATCGGTCAGGCTGAACGGCCCACAAACCATAGCCGCGGACTGGCTATTGGGGTAACCGGACTTGGGATTCATCGACGAACCCGCGCACCAGACGCTGTGGCTGCCGCTCACCCGGTTGTACGTCGTGCTTCCCCAGGTCGGTGCTCCCGAACATGCCCAGGCTGTCCCAGGGAATGTGCCCTCGAAGTCGTCCGCGAACAACGGAAGGAGGTCGGCGAGCAGCAGTCTAGCCGGGCCCTCTGACAGGCGTATCGAGTCTCCCGACGATAGGGGCAGATGGAGCGCGTCGGCCACCTCCGGCTCCAACGAACCCGCACCGAGGATCTGGGCCCGTACATCGGCTAGCCCCAGCCCGCACAGAACGAGGCCATGGATTGTCAACTTGATGAACCGCAAAAGCTGATCATTCATCCGATCTTCCTTTCGTGCGGGGCCTCATGCTTTCTGCGCAACCATCTGTTCACACGGCCAGCCGGCGCCGTGGCACAAAACGCACCAGCAGGACAGCCAGCCACGGCGTTCCGGCTTTCGGCATGCTTGAAGACAGGCCTCACTCCACCAGCCTTTGCAGTCTCGCCGCCTCGCTCTGAAGCGCGGTGACCGGGATGTCGGTATAATCCCTGGTCACGTGCATGCCCTTGCGGATCTGCGTGTACCCCGCATGCCCGTCCATGAACGCGAAATTGAACCAGAACGGCCGGCGGTGGAACGAGAGCATCTTCTCCTCACAATACGTCAGGGCCTCGATCCAGCCCATGTCACCCATCAGGATCAGCTTGGACTCGATACCGGCCATGCCCGGACCGCGTCGCAAGGTCGGCAACAACTCCTTCAGCTTGTCCATGACCGGCTTGCACGGGTCATCGCCGTACACATAGAAGCTCGTCGGACCGGCCAGGTATCGGTTCATGTGATAGCTCGTACCCAGATACGCGAAGAAGCTCGGCACAATGTCCGGCGAGCCGTCGTCCGAGGGGCAGCGGAAGACCTCGGCCCCGGCCTTGATTACCGGATCGAGCTTGAGGTAGCGGTTCAGTGGCCGGGGGCCCTGGTAGTACGGATCGGTGCTCTGCTGGCCGCCGTAGGTCACGTCAACCGTATTGCCGCGAGGGAAACGATCGGCGTTTGCACTGAGGTAGTTGTGCCAAGCCAAGGCGAGCTGGTGCAACTGACTCGCGCACACCACCTTACGAGTTCGCTCCCGGGCAGCCTGCAGACTGGGTATCAGGATCGCGATCAGCAGGGCGATGACGGCGATGACTACCAGCACTTCGAGCAGTGTGAACCCGCATCGGAATGCTGGTATCGAGATTCGCAGGCGAGAGCTGCCTCTGCCGCTTCGGCCGCTCCATCGGTTATCTCGGTTGTGTGGCATGGGCAGTCGTCCTCTATCGCCGGCCAATCGCCGGGTCCGACTCCGCCGGAGCACTGGCCGATCGGAGCGGTTCAAGCCGTTTCTGGATCGCATGACGCAACCACTCGTCCCCGTCCGCCGAAGCCATCGCCCGCTCGAAGGCAGCCACCGCCTCGCTCTTCCGCCCGGCACTGATGGCCCGTTCACCCTCGACGAACCAGGTCAAGCCGAGCCCGCTCTGTCCACAATCTTCCAGCAGCTTGGCGAACGGATACTGTTCGTCCAGCAGGAAGGCGGCGGCCGATCGCTCGGCGCTGCCCGCCGGGAGGGACTCGTGTAAGGCCCGAGCCCCTTCGACCTTGCCGCTTCGGAATTGGGCCAGGAAGTAGTCGAAGGTCTGCCGCCGGATGCTGAGCTGAGCGGCACTCGCCAACTCCGTCTGCTCCTTGGTCCGCTGTTCGTTGGCGTTGACGATTCCCTGTAGCTTGCCGGCCCGCTCGCGCTCATACTGGAGCATCCGGAAGCTGATGCACCCGAACCCGATCAGGGCTGCTACCAAGGCACAGATCACCGCCGTCTCGAAGCCGTGCCGCACCGCCAGCTTGCGCAGGATGTACAGCGAGCTCGCCGAGCGGGCACTCACCGGCCGGCCATCCAGCCAGGCAGCCAAATCCTCGGCCAGTTCACCGGCCGATCCGTAACGCCGCTGCGGATCCTTGTCCATCGCCTTCAGCACGATCGCATCCAGCTCCGAATTGGCCTCACGCCGCAGCTTTGAAGGACGCTGTGGTTCTACCTCGCGAATGTTTTGGATCGCGCTGGCCAGATCGCCGTAGACGTCGTAGGGCCGGGAGCCGGTGAGCAGTTCGTACAGGATCACACCTAGCGAGTACACGTCCGTCCGCACATCAAGGGCTTCCGGCTGGCCCCGGGTCTGCTCCGGCGACATGTACGCCAGCGTGCCCAGCATGACCCCGGGCATTGAGACCAGATCCTGTTGCGAGCCCTCCAGTTCCTCATTGAGAATCTTGGCCAGCCCGAAGTCCAGTACACAAGGCGTCCCATCGTCACTGACCATCACGTTGGAGGGTTTCAGGTCGCGATGGATCACGCCCCGGCGGTGGGCGTAGGCGATGGCCTCGCAGACTTGCCTGAACAGCTTCACTGCCTCCCGAATCGGTGGAGCGGTCAACCGGATGTGGGTATCCAATGGCTGGCCGCGGACGTAGTCCATCGCGAAGTAGTACATACCCGACAGCACCCCGCTGTCGTGGATGATGACGATATTAGGATGCTTGAGGGCGGCGATGAGGCGTACTTCCCGCTCGAACCGCCAGCGGGCGCGCTCGTCGGCCAAGGCTCCCCCGCGGAGTACCTTGAGGGCCACCGTCCGCCGGGTTGCCTGCTGAACGGCCTCGTAGACCACTCCCTGGCCGCCGCTGCTGATCTGCCGGACAATCTGGTAGCCGGCGAATGTGTCTGGCGGGAGATCGTCCAGGGCAGCTTCCACACCACTCAGATTGATCGACATGGTGGCCGTGGCGTCCGCCGCCCGTCCAGCCGGCTTGAGCATCACGGCATCGCGATGCCGCCTCAGCCTGCCCAGGAACTGCTCGTTGGCCTCACACTCGTCGAACAACGCCCGGCAGCCTTCGCATGAAGCAATGTGCCGGCGCAAGGCATCCGCCTCCTCCGTCGGCAACTGCTCACGGATCAGTCGTTCAACTCGTTCAGGGGTCAGGCAGTCCATTGTGTCTCCGGATGCGATCCGGACCTCCGTGTTACTTCGTACAGTCTGCCGCCACGGCCACCCCAGGCCCACCGTAGCACCTCTGGAAGAGCCCCAAATCGGACTGGTCGACGTTGCCGTCGCGGTCGAAGTCGGCCTTGGCGCAGTCGCCGGTCAGCGGGATCATCGGACCCGACCTGCACGACAC contains the following coding sequences:
- a CDS encoding type II secretion system protein gives rise to the protein MPHNRDNRWSGRSGRGSSRLRISIPAFRCGFTLLEVLVVIAVIALLIAILIPSLQAARERTRKVVCASQLHQLALAWHNYLSANADRFPRGNTVDVTYGGQQSTDPYYQGPRPLNRYLKLDPVIKAGAEVFRCPSDDGSPDIVPSFFAYLGTSYHMNRYLAGPTSFYVYGDDPCKPVMDKLKELLPTLRRGPGMAGIESKLILMGDMGWIEALTYCEEKMLSFHRRPFWFNFAFMDGHAGYTQIRKGMHVTRDYTDIPVTALQSEAARLQRLVE
- a CDS encoding serine/threonine protein kinase, translated to MDCLTPERVERLIREQLPTEEADALRRHIASCEGCRALFDECEANEQFLGRLRRHRDAVMLKPAGRAADATATMSINLSGVEAALDDLPPDTFAGYQIVRQISSGGQGVVYEAVQQATRRTVALKVLRGGALADERARWRFEREVRLIAALKHPNIVIIHDSGVLSGMYYFAMDYVRGQPLDTHIRLTAPPIREAVKLFRQVCEAIAYAHRRGVIHRDLKPSNVMVSDDGTPCVLDFGLAKILNEELEGSQQDLVSMPGVMLGTLAYMSPEQTRGQPEALDVRTDVYSLGVILYELLTGSRPYDVYGDLASAIQNIREVEPQRPSKLRREANSELDAIVLKAMDKDPQRRYGSAGELAEDLAAWLDGRPVSARSASSLYILRKLAVRHGFETAVICALVAALIGFGCISFRMLQYERERAGKLQGIVNANEQRTKEQTELASAAQLSIRRQTFDYFLAQFRSGKVEGARALHESLPAGSAERSAAAFLLDEQYPFAKLLEDCGQSGLGLTWFVEGERAISAGRKSEAVAAFERAMASADGDEWLRHAIQKRLEPLRSASAPAESDPAIGRR